CGGGGAGCCGACGGCGGATTTACGCTCGAACATCGCTGCCGAAGCACGGGCAAAAATCGTCTATGAACGCCTCATCAATGTGACTGACGATCCCGGTATCAGGGATGCTCTCGGCTTCCTGATGACGCGGGAGATTGCGCACCAGAAGTCTTTCGAAAAGGCGCTGCATTCGATTCAGCCTAACTTCCCGCAGGGCAAACTTCCTGGTGTGGCAAAGTTTGCCAATGTCTATTACGACCTGTCGAAGGGCGACGATCAACGTGGGCCCTGGAACGAAGGGCCGGAATGGGAATTCGTCGAGGCCCCGACGCCAGCTGTGGACGGGGGCGACGGTACTGCCCAAGTCCAGGTAGGGAAACAGGACGTCGAAGTTCTCAAGGCGATGGCAGCCAGAACTGCGTCCCGTACCGACGTAGACCCGGTTACAGGTGCGGATCTCGGGGCGGGCGGGGCAACTGAATAAGCAGGGAGGCCGGGGCGGCCACTGAAAGGACGTCCCGGCGAGTTTATCGAATAGGAGCGCTTCGAGTGACACCAGGAAATGTGGACCGCTATAAATCGCGTGATCGCCGCCTCGATTGTCTTCGGTACATGTACGCCATGCGGAGGCCCATGGTACAGGCACGAAGGCCGGCGCAAGCGCTACGCGAAAGTGTTGCCCGCGAGTGAGAGATCGATCGAGGATCTGAGCCGATGGTATTTCGGAACTAACTGCTATCCGCTTTCGAATTTCGACCGTTGGCCGCCCCGGACACGGTGGCTTGTGTTGTTTCGTCGTCGGATATCGCGTCAGCCCGAGGCCGTCGCCACCGATAGTAGGGATGACCGACTCCTCCCTTTTTATTCTCGTCATCGGCGGCAGGATTTCGTGCGAGCTTGCGGGAATCTGGTTTCATTGCAAAACTCCTTGTGGAGCGCCTATTTCGATTG
The sequence above is a segment of the Paraburkholderia acidisoli genome. Coding sequences within it:
- a CDS encoding manganese catalase family protein → MFTHNKRLQYTVRVASPNPGLANLLLEQFGGPQGELAAACRYFTQAVAEDDPGRKDMLFDIATEELSHLEVIGSIVAMLNKGAKGQLAEAVEEEAELYRSLTGGGNDSHTTALLYGGGPALTNSAGIPWSAAYIDTIGEPTADLRSNIAAEARAKIVYERLINVTDDPGIRDALGFLMTREIAHQKSFEKALHSIQPNFPQGKLPGVAKFANVYYDLSKGDDQRGPWNEGPEWEFVEAPTPAVDGGDGTAQVQVGKQDVEVLKAMAARTASRTDVDPVTGADLGAGGATE